Below is a genomic region from Chelmon rostratus isolate fCheRos1 chromosome 7, fCheRos1.pri, whole genome shotgun sequence.
ACGACAAGtccaaatgtctgctgttaaaaacacagatgCTAACAGAGTTACCTGTCCGTTCTCCCCTTTGATCTCAGTGACTCCATCGTTCATGTAGAACTTCACATTGTGCTCCTCCAACATCTTAAaggaaaaactgttttaaagtgtgtttcatttaagtaaagtaaaaatcaCTGTGAGCGATGACAGTGACACACGACTGTCATCATGGTTTCTTACTTGCATGCTCATTTTGCCGATCTCCGGCCCCAGAGATCGCTCGTACGGGAAACTGGTGGTGCCAACCACGGCCACGCTGGCAGCTTTGTCTGATAAGGAGGATGCCACCTCCATACCTGTTgtgttaattaaaacaaaaaaaacacttcagtggTCTTCAATATATGGAGTGAAACAAAGTTGACTGAGTATGATttatgtaagaaaaacaaagaagagtTTGCTGATGCTATCATCTTAAATTCAACTTGGATCATTTTTAATCAGTTGCTTCCACTGTAATTGTTAATGATTGATTAAAGTTGTGGGGTGAGAGACATGAGGTTTGTCTGGCTTCTGAAGGCGtgccggaaaaaaaaaaagaaaagataacgCTGGTGTTTAATCTTGTCAAATATTTACACAGTATATTTCATATTATGAATGAGGTCATGACACCCTCCAAGTGGAGCATCGTGTAAACCTGATgaccaaacacaaaaacagctgcaagCTTTTTTATAAAGATGAACAATCCTGCTATGTGAAGAGAAACTGAATGGGAAACCTATGAAGGAGGCTCCGATTACAACAGCTTTCTGGCCCAGACAGGAGCTGTGAATCTCTTTGGCGTCTTCATAAGTCTGCATTAACTTCACTCCCCTCAGGTCAGAACCCGGACACTTAAGCTGCTGCGCTCTGTGAACAAATTAAGGTCTATTACTGCATGTTGTTGGCGTCACATGGAAACCCTAAAACCCAACATTTATAGGTTGTTTTACATGAGTTTCTGTTGTCcctgtgtgttcagtgagtCAGATGagtgtaaaacaaacaagacttAAGGGAACGGGATGACGACTCTAACCTGCAGCCAGTTGAGACGAGGAGCTGGTCGTAATGCTGCAAAGTGCCATCGTTTAACTTCACCGCCTTATCAGTCGGGCTTACCGATACCACCTGCAGCGCACAACGCATTTCTTAACGTGACCAAAGAGATGATCGGTTGTTTTTTTGAATATATCACAAACAttcctctcacctccttctGTGTCCACACCTCAATCCCATACTGCTGATAAAAGTCGCTTGGCCGCaggaggatgctgctgctgtccagatTCATAACCTGGAAGAGGTATCACCATTAAAAACATACATCTAAGAACAGGCTGTCGGCTAACAGCCTCAACAGcaacaccacacagacacacatgaaaccAGGTTACCTCTCTCTACATTTATCTCTGATTTAGCTCCCACCTTACTCAGTTTGGGCTTGTCAAACGGAGGCAGGCTGTCTCTGGTTACCATGATGATTCGACCTTGGTAGCAGTTCTGCCGCAGCGTTTCAGCACAAACCAGGGCAGCAGGGCCTGAAATCACACAAttcagatggatggatggatggatggatggacggatggacggatggatggatggatggatggatggatggatagatagatagatagatagatagatagatagatagatagatagatagatagatactttattaatccccaaagagaaatttactATTTGTTCAGTGGCTACATTTAGAGATGGAGCTTGAACAGACATGGCAGCACTGGACTACCACATTTACTGAGCATTAGTCTCTTTATTCAAATCCTACTAGCAGGAATTTGTGAGAAAATTCAAAATATATAAGGGAGCCTTGGACTGACaactttctgtgtttatttaatctGGTCCGTACCTCCTCCTATCAGCAGGATAGTATGTTTGATGTCTGGTACCATGCTGCACATCTCCTTCACCCGCTTTGTCAACttcacagactgaaacaaaccAACAAAGGACTGTTTAAAATTGTGCATTTTAACAAAACATGAACAGTCTGATCATTTTTATCTATTCAACTTGCCAtcacttacattttttttgatGGTAACGTACACCTTTCCATCCTCAACTTTTACctgccattttttttaacaaacgAGACAGAAGTTTAGGTACAGAAtgcaaattaaaatatatttttaggCTTAGAATGTGTGCTAAGAGctgacaaaacatttctctcAGTAACGTCTAAGTAATGTGACTCAATGTTTAACAGGAGACACAAGAACAGTTAATTGCTATTAAATGTTGACCTCTACAGACATGTTTTACCTTATAACTGGGCAGACTGTCCAGACCTGGATACTCCTCAATATCCCCAGTTGTGACATTAAAGCAAGCACCGTGAAAGGGACATCTCACTCTGTTACGAACCAGTGCTCCTGGATTATCAAAGAACATGCTGTTATCAAatacagagcagaaaatgtcaTTCAGATGTTGGTGTGTGGAGATGCAGAGGCTGACAGTGGAAGGAGGTTTACCTTTGACAAGAGGTGCGTTGTAATGAGAGCACTGGCTTCCAACAGCGCTGTACTGACCGTGGGTACGGACAAGCAACACTTTCTGGTCCCCCACAGTCACCTCCTTCATcctaaacacaaagacagataaacagTGAAGAAAAGCTCACAGATACAGATGAGATCATTAAAGCTTTGATAGGCATGGCTATACCAAAGAGCTGATCTTTGTCCAGTAAGAAGAAGCATTGTGACTTACTGTCCATCTCTCAGGTCAGTCTCCTGACAAACCATCCCagtcacctcctcctgctctgggCTTTGATTCATTTCTGCAAGACATTGTCAGACCAGCTGGCTTAAATTTAAGCTCTGGGCAGACCACAAACAAGTTCTGTAATGGACACTACAGGCACCAAGGAGTTCAACATTATCtcactgatcttttttttttatcactttatCTCAACTATAGGACCAAAATAACCTTAGATTCGTTCCATCAATGTGTGTTATATGATTGTACTGCAGGATCCCTTAGgtttttttgttcacatttgtaTAAAATGATTTTGTCTCTCTTTGAGAGTTCAAAGCTCTGATAAGAAACCGTGTAACTGCCATGAGCAATTGCTATTTCGCAGCTGAATTCTGTGGAATGCATCTTTTGCCTTGTCTTTTTTAACATGGTTTTTGTAGCTGCCCTTGTCTATTCTTGACATGCTCTATTGTATAAATGTTGTAGCTTTGTGATGTTGTTTAATCTCAAGGGACTTCCTGgctaaataaaggttaaataaattaaaaagacTAACCTATTATAAAGCCTGTGCGCTCgatatgttttctttctgccaATAAATACACTTAAATTCTTGAATGCCTATGTTTTTCAACTGTAACCTACTTCTAACATATACTTGAAGAGCAAAAGGCAAATCATGGTATACAGATAAATGAAACAatgcagcacaaaaaaagaaagcaaagaaatagCATGACCAAGCACATTTCGCACCGTGCTCTCAGTTCAATGTCTGCCTGCACTGAGACATATCACATTATTACTTTTGGCTTCAGtgataaacagagcagaaacccATGCCTGCAGAGACATAGCAGTGAGGCTGACTGAATACAAGAAGTGATGTGCAGGAATATTCAGTAAACATCAACCTGCTACACAAGCCTCACTAAAATTTATTGTAGAGAGGCAAATTTTAGAAATGTTAATTAGTAAAAACCCT
It encodes:
- the aifm4 gene encoding apoptosis inducing factor mitochondria associated 4, producing MNQSPEQEEVTGMVCQETDLRDGQMKEVTVGDQKVLLVRTHGQYSAVGSQCSHYNAPLVKGALVRNRVRCPFHGACFNVTTGDIEEYPGLDSLPSYKVKVEDGKVYVTIKKNSVKLTKRVKEMCSMVPDIKHTILLIGGGPAALVCAETLRQNCYQGRIIMVTRDSLPPFDKPKLSKVMNLDSSSILLRPSDFYQQYGIEVWTQKEVVSVSPTDKAVKLNDGTLQHYDQLLVSTGCRAQQLKCPGSDLRGVKLMQTYEDAKEIHSSCLGQKAVVIGASFIGMEVASSLSDKAASVAVVGTTSFPYERSLGPEIGKMSMQMLEEHNVKFYMNDGVTEIKGENGQVKGVVLKSGTVLEADVVIAGIGVIPNSDFLAGSELEVDSRKAVIVDKFMRTNIPDIFSAGDVTSFPLTIRGDQRVNIGHWQMSQAQGRVAALNMLKKPTKIESVPFFWTVLLGKSIRYAGYGEGYTEIIFKGKVEERKFLAFYIKDEAVVAAASLMFDPAVARVAELMATGQILTKAQAQADDLSWLQM